The genomic window GTTTTATCACCGCGACCGGGGAAGGTATCGACAATATGGTCCATGGTGCAGAAGACGCGGCGGGCATCTCGCACGTCATAACCCGCTGAACGCAGACTCTGCAGCGCAACCGCCCCCGTGCGCTCATGGAGAAATACCCGATCCACGTACAGCAGAGTCTCCCCGTTTTCCAGATCGCAGACGGCGTGATCCGACCACAACTTGTCGAACAGGGTGCTCGCTCCCGATATCGCCATATTTAGCGCCCTCCTGTACCCTCAGAATCAGGTCAGATCTTTTATCTCATAATTTGATATATTATTATAACATTATAGCTTTGAGAACCGTAATTTATCCCGATGAGCACAAGCGAATCCCGCCCCGCCCTCGGCCCCTGCTCGGTGGCCACCCTCGCAAGCCCGGACGCACCGCGGCTGGTCGATGACTATTGCAGCCACCTGCACTGCCAGGTCCTTACCTGTGAAACTCTCACGGCGTCCATGACCCGCCAGTGGGGCTGCCCTGGACTCACTGGCAACCAGTATTGGCTGCTTGGAAATGCTCTCGGGCGCCCCTGGTTGCGCATCGTCGAAGATGCCTCTGCTGAGCCTGTCACCCCCCTATCTCGTGCGGGTTGGATGGCACTGGAAATACTGGTTGAGGACGTCGATGACCTCGCCGCCACACTGGAGGCCTCTCCGTTTCAGCTATTGCGACCCGCCGCCAACCTGGAACTCAGCGATAAGATCCGTGCCGCACAGGTTCAGGGCCCTGCGGGCGAGCTGTTGTACCTCACCCGCATCGCCGGTGAAGTCCCGCCTTTCCAGCTTCCCAAGGCTCGCTGCGCCGTCGACCACCTTTTTATTCCGGTGCTGGCCAGCACGGGTCGCGCAGCATCCCTGGCGCAATATGAAGCCTTGGCTCAGTACGATGGCTTGAGTTTTGACACCAGAGTTACAGTCATTAACCAGTTGCGCGGGCTACCAATGGAACAGCGACATCCGCTCGCGACTCTGCAGTTGGCAGACAATTCCCTGATAGAGATCGATCAGCTCGAAAATCTTGACGTTGCCCAGCAGCAAGGTGGCACTCTCGGCGGCGGCGTTGCCATGGTGACCTTTTTCATCGACTGCCTGCCTGCTGGCGTGGAGGCCTATCACCACAGCGCTGCTCCGTATGAAGGGCGCCGAAGTTGTACGCTCTACGGAAACGATGGCGAACGGATCGAGCTGATAGAGCGATAGCAATCGATATCAATACGCTCATCACTTCAGGAAGAACCAAAAAGCAATAACAAAGGAAAACCCATGCCTTACCGCAGTATTCGAGGACACATCCGTTACACCAGCCGCAAGCCTGACCGGCTCGGCCACGAGCGGGGTCGGGAGTTTTTCAGCATTTCCCAGCAAACGGATGGCGTCGACGTATTGCAGGCACATTGTGAAATCGATGATGCCCCCAGTGTTACCCGGGACATTGTGCAGGCCATGCGCCACTCTGACTCGGCACCGCTGGATTGCTCCGTGCGCCTGACTGTGGGAGACGAATTTGAAGGCAGCGGCTGGTTTCGCTTTACCGACAAACTGGCCGAATGCGAAACCTTCAACCAGCGCGACGGTCGCATCAGCCAGTGCATTGAGCTGGCCGCACCTGTGCAGTGGATGCAGTGCCACCCGATCGCGGGCGACGGCCTGCTGATGCGGCTTTATGACCTTTCCAAAGGCCCCGGTAAACAACACTTCCCCCACATGATGCTGTCCTCACCAGATCATCGCGGTGCAACCGGTCCCCTGCTGTTTAAAATGGGCTTCTCACTGGTTTACCTTGGGGAAACGGATATTACCGTTGAGGCTGGAACCTTCCGTGCACGACACTTCCAGGTGACCGACACCGCCGCAGACCTGCCCGAAGAGCACCCGCCCTACAATGTCTGGTGCACGGCTGACGATGACTATCTGCTCCTGCGAGCCGAAGTGGAGGGGTATATGCAAACCCGTTACGAGCTGGCAGAACTGCAATACTTTGAAACCACAGCCGGCATCACCAAGGCCCGGCAACCAGTGGCAGAACCGCTGGTTTAACCCGCTTCTTTTCATTCCATTTCAGTCCTCGGGTGGCGACTCTACGCGACCCGAGTTCTGCACTCGCATCCTCCCCCAATCCTGCAGCTCACTCTGCTTCTCTGCCTCACCGAATAAATTGACAATCATCAATGCAGCCCGACCCTGCCGCAAAATAACAATAGAGGGTTAAACAACATACTGCGGAGACAAGAATGAAAATACTGATACTGGGAATGGGGCATGTGGGGAAGGCCCTGGGCAGCAGGCTCCGCAGCAAGGGTCACCAGGTGGTCGGGAGCACGACCACCCCAGAAAAGGCACAGGGTCTGAGAGCGTTTGCAGACGAAGTAGTGGTACTCAAGGGGCACGAATCCGAGAAGGTCGCTGCGGCAGCCAGCGGCGTGGACCTGATCATCGTTACCGTTGCGCCAAACGTAAAAAATACCCGCACCCCGGAAGAGCGGCACCGGCACTACCGCCAGACTCTGGTTGAAACCTGCTCCAGCGCAGCTGCGAGTTGCGACCGCCTGATATTCCTGTCCTCGTTCTCCGTGTACGGCGACGGCGGTGAAGGTAGCAGTGCCATTACCGAGGAAACGCCTACCAGTAACCACGAGGAACCCTCCTCGCTGTATTACCAGAAGGCAGAACAGAAAATCCTCTCCCAGGCAGGGGGATGTGTCCTGCGCTTCCCGGATATGTATGGTGCGCCCGGGGATATGAGCTTCCCTGAACGGGTGAAGCTGGCACATTCCTATTTCGGTGGTAAAGCCTTGTTTGGTGCCGACGCCCTGCTGTACGCGATTCATTTTGAAGATGTGGTCAGCGCGGTCGTTCATGCCATCGACCACAAACTGCAAGGTATCTTCAATGTATGTGATAACGAGCGTATACCCGCCACGAACGCCAGGGTATTCGATGCCATCTGTGATCACGAAGGATTGTCACGACTCGAATTTCTGAATCAGATCAAGGCACCGAATCGAAGGATTTCGGCTGCCAAAATCTACCAAACAGGCTATCGCGTAGCGCACGGGGACCCGAATGCAAGCTACCTGACGGAAGCTGAGACCCACTGAGGTCTATCCCGGGACACATGGTTATGAGTAGCGCCTAGTGCCCGCCTAAACACTTTTCACCAATTGAGTACTCAATGAGGCAAGTTATGCATTCGGATACAAAAACCATCGACCAGTTCCTGGCAGAAAGCCCAGACGTGGATGTAAGCAAAGCCTGGGAACGTTGCTGGGGCATCCTAACCGACATCAAGGGAACCATTGCCAGCCGTTTTACCGGTCTACAGCTGGACCCGAACTGCAAAGACAGGGAGTACTACACCTCCCCCAACGGCGAGTTCGAAGGATCATTTCAGGCCTGGAGTGGCGGCGACTGCGAGTGGCTGGTGAATTCCTGGCTTGGCAACCGCAAAGCCAGCATTCTCGACATGAATGCCACTGCCTACCTGGGACAGAACACCGATGTACCCCACTTCGTCATGGTATTCGGCACCATCCCTAAACTCTTCTTCTACTTTGATTTTATGCCGCGGCGGAATCTATTAGTGGACAGTGACTATCTCGACAAGTACTACGCTCCCATCAACGAGGAGTACCTGGCCCTGCGTGGACACAGCAATTTCCAGTGGTCGGTCAGCCATGGCCCCTATATGAGAGCGCTGATCAATCCCTCCACCCAGAGCCTGATGGCAGACCTGAACAACGAGAACATCGACATTCTGGAAGCCTATGCCCGCAAGATGCTCGATCACTGGCTGGGCTGGTATGACAATGCAGAGCCATTACCAGAGAGCGAACGCACAGCATTGCGCCATGACGATCATCAATTGCGGCGCTTGTGCTACGAGCGCGACCCGATGAACAAGCTGGCCACCCGGGTGTTCGGAGAAGAGGGGGTTCAGGAGATGTTAACGCTGCGGATGGGCGCGGAGCAGATGCGCCGCGCTGTCAGTGCCTGAAGCAGAACCTCAGTCCATCAGGGGTGGGGCCTCGACCTCACCCCGCAATAGCTGCGCCAGGTATTCTGGTGCAATCATTGTGCAGTAGTGGGTACCCATGAAACTATTCGGCACTGGCATCAGGCGCCGGTATTCCACATGCAGGGCCTTGCTGCGTAAATTCAGGGTATCCCCCTCGCGATAGGCAACCTGGTACAGCTCCGGACGCAACCAGAAAGGTCCGATATACACATTGTTCTCGTCATCCAACGAGACTCGCTCCCGGGGCAGCAAGTCAGTATCGCCCTGCTCTTCCAGCGCCCGGTAGATATCTGTCAGCATCACGTCCAGCCATTGCTGGCACTGTCGATCCTGATCAGCGACTGTCAGCTCACCTGCCGATCCATGGGCGGTGCGAATACGCTCCGCGGTTTTCATCTTGCAGGCGACAGTGACCGGAAACTCCACGCGCTGGCCATCGGAAAATTGATAGCCCACATACTGGTGGCTCGTCAGCGGCTTAGCTGTGGGCTTCGACTCCTTGAAGCTGGTCCAGTAACTGCCCCGCTCGTAAAGTACATTGTCCACGGCCAGATCGGTACCGGCGATGAACTGCTGCACCCGAGCACAGAAAGCATCGTCTGACGAAAGCGGGTACGCGACGGTAGGCGCAGCAAGGAAACTGCCGGTCAATCCCAACAGGATAGGGAGAGCAGCAAGGCAACGGGATATCTTCACTTTATCAACCTCACGGGTTTGAATTTGAATTGATGCTACGAACCGATTACGCCAGAACCAGTAACACAGTTCATGGATACCCCACTTGATGTCGGCGCAAATTGACAATTATCAATCTGTGACAATAGATAGCTACCTAAGCTCACCTTCAGGGACCAAGAGAGACTTTTAATGTACCTGACACGCTGTATTTTCGATGCATTCAAAGTGGAAGCTCTCGCCCCTCCATACGATACGGGCATTGCCAGGATTTACTATCCGGCACGATACGGGGACTCTTTTGAAGAGCGGAATACTGGCGCCGTGCCCGTAGATGAGACACTGGCCCCCTGTCCGGTCCTCATTCTATTCCATGGTATCAATATCGATCCCAGTGGTTATCGCTGGCTGGCAGAAACGCTGGCCGCCGAGGGTATTGTTACCGTGTCTTACCAGCTCGTTGCAGAAGAAATGCCTGGACAGTTAGCCGCAACGCCGGGTATCGACCTGCAGGCGCTGACGCCCGAGCACTTTGGCAAACGCACGTCCGCCCTCGCCATGCCGGCACTCCTGTCCATGCTCGAGCGCCTGAACAACAGGAGCGTGTTGGCGGGGAAACTCGATCTGAAGCGGCTGGCCTTCGGTGGCCACAGTGCCGGCGGGACGCTGGCCCTGCTCAACGCCAACCGTGACTGGTTCCCAGCACTGCGTGCCGTCTTTGCCTACGGCGCACATACCGGCGGCTCCACCGCCCTGGGGTGGCCAGAGGAAACGCTGCTTCCGATCAGCAATGGCGTGCCACTTCTCATGATTGGCGGCGAGCAGGACGGCTGCATTGCCAACAGTGCACACCGCTATGAGTCCAATTCAGCCAGCACAACCGCGCGTATCGAACAGACCTTCGACATGGCCGTCCCAGACAATGGCGGCGACAATGTCCTGCTCCTGCTCAGGGACGCCAACCATTTTTCCGTGTGCACCCCTGCGGATGAAACCTGTGGCCGTGGCTTCATCGACCTTCCAGTAGAAACAGATGAGGCCCGTAACGTCGCCGGCCAGGCTGTCCGCCTGTTCTTGCGGGGATTCCTTTGCGACGACCCGGCAGCGCTCGGCGCGTACCGGGAAATGCAGGGCGTCGATCACAATATGATCAGCAAGCTGCTGCAAAAGTGAGCCTTCTTTGATCAACACACTCTGGAACCAGGCTAACCCTCTGATTCTCATAGAAAATCCAATTGCTCTCTTGACCTGAGCGGGCAACACCTCTATTGTTCGCCCCGCTGCGCGCTCGTAGCTCAGCTGGATAGAGTACCTGGCTACGAACCAGGCGGTCGGAGGTTCGAATCCTCCCGAGCGCGCCACTTACGAAGGGCCCGATCCGCAAGGATTGGGCCCTTTTTGTTTGTGGCTTGGACAGGAAGCCCCCGGACACAGTCAGCTCGCAATAGAGGGTGCTGCCCCCCATCTCCGGCAATCTACCCTCATGGCCCTCCCAGCAGAAGTAGCACCGAAGCACTTGGCGAGAGCCTTCCGAGAGCACCTGGCCCCTCCCTCATCATTCGGCATTTTCATCCTGACCGATTCCGGCCCGACTACCTCAGACGGCTTGTCCCGGCATGACAGTTCGAGGATCAAGAGGTGCCAATGCTTGCCCCGGCCTTTCATTACTCGGACTGATGGCGCAATATAAAACCGAGAGCATTCACAATCGTAGATTAGACTTCTATGTCACCTGAACAGTGCAACCTGTTCCATAGAAGCTTCCAGCACCACGCGAGGGTTGTATGTCCAATGATCTCGTCGATGCACAAGTCTCACCCACCGGGCAGTTCGATATTCTGTCCAAGTACGAAATCCACAAACTCAGCGACGAAAGCCGAGGCCCCCAGTACCAGATTTTTCGTAACTGCTCCCTGGCCGTACTGAACAGCGGTGGCTATCTGGATGACGGCAAGGAGCTTCTGGAAAAATATTCTGACTTCAATATTTCCGTTATCCCCACCGAACGCAGTGTAAAGCTCCAGGTCAGAAACGCTCCCGCCAGCGCATTTGTCGATGGCAAAATGATCCGCGGTGTCGCCGAGCACCTGTTTTCTGTGCTCCGCGATATTATCTATGTGAATAGTGAAATTACCGGCGATCCTCGCTACGACCTGGTTTCCGCTCGGGGCGTCACCGATGCGGTATTTCATATCCTGCGTAATGCCGACACTTTTGACCGGTCCCGCTCACCAAGACTGGTGGTGTGCTGGGGGGGACACTCCATTTCATCGGAGGAGTACGATTACACCAAAAAGGTGGGGTATGAGTTGGCGTTGCGCCACCTTGATATCTGCACCGGCTGCGGCCCGGGCGCCATGAAAGGCCCAATGAAAGGTGCAACCATAGGCCATGCCAAGCAGAGGGACCGGCGCGGGCAATACATCGGCATTTCCGAGCCGGGTATCATCGCGGCAGAGGCACCGAATCCGATCGTCAACCAGCTTGTCATCATGCCGGATATCGAGAAACGCCTGGAGGCATTTGTACGCACAGGGCATGGAATCATCGTATTCCCAGGTGGTGCCGGCACCGCCGAAGAAATCCTCTACCTGTTGGGCATTCTGCTGCACGAGGAAAACCGGCAGCAGCCGTTTCCGGTGATTTTTACTGGCCCTGCCAGCGCTTCAGACTACTTCATCCGTATTGACCAGTTCATTGGCTCAACCCTGGGAGAGGCGGCCAGATCCCGATACCAGATCATTATCGACGACCCTGCGGAGGTGGCACGGCAAATGGCGGCCGGCATTGAGGCCGTGCGGCAATACCGCAAAGAATCCGGCGATGCTTATTACTTCAACTGGCAGCTAAAGGTATCGACCGAGTTCCAACGGCCATTTGTCCCCACCCACGCCAACATGCGCAGCCTCGCATTGCACAAGAACCAGGAGCCCTATTTGCTCGCCGCCAATCTTCGCCGGGCGTTTTCCGGCATTGTCTCCGGCAACGTAAAGGACGAGGGAATTCGCAACGTAGAGAAAAACGGTCCCTATGAGCTGCATGGCGACCCCACACTGATGCGTAGCATGGATACCCTGCTGGAGTCGTTCGCAAAGCAGCAGCGTATGAAACTGCCCGGCAAGCAGTACATCCCCTGCTACCGGATCAATGCTGAATAAAGGCTTCCGCCGGCTCGAACAAGTGACAGCGACATGCGCCATGGGTT from Microbulbifer aggregans includes these protein-coding regions:
- a CDS encoding NAD-dependent epimerase/dehydratase family protein; the protein is MKILILGMGHVGKALGSRLRSKGHQVVGSTTTPEKAQGLRAFADEVVVLKGHESEKVAAAASGVDLIIVTVAPNVKNTRTPEERHRHYRQTLVETCSSAAASCDRLIFLSSFSVYGDGGEGSSAITEETPTSNHEEPSSLYYQKAEQKILSQAGGCVLRFPDMYGAPGDMSFPERVKLAHSYFGGKALFGADALLYAIHFEDVVSAVVHAIDHKLQGIFNVCDNERIPATNARVFDAICDHEGLSRLEFLNQIKAPNRRISAAKIYQTGYRVAHGDPNASYLTEAETH
- a CDS encoding alpha/beta hydrolase family protein, translated to MYLTRCIFDAFKVEALAPPYDTGIARIYYPARYGDSFEERNTGAVPVDETLAPCPVLILFHGINIDPSGYRWLAETLAAEGIVTVSYQLVAEEMPGQLAATPGIDLQALTPEHFGKRTSALAMPALLSMLERLNNRSVLAGKLDLKRLAFGGHSAGGTLALLNANRDWFPALRAVFAYGAHTGGSTALGWPEETLLPISNGVPLLMIGGEQDGCIANSAHRYESNSASTTARIEQTFDMAVPDNGGDNVLLLLRDANHFSVCTPADETCGRGFIDLPVETDEARNVAGQAVRLFLRGFLCDDPAALGAYREMQGVDHNMISKLLQK
- the ppnN gene encoding nucleotide 5'-monophosphate nucleosidase PpnN, with protein sequence MSNDLVDAQVSPTGQFDILSKYEIHKLSDESRGPQYQIFRNCSLAVLNSGGYLDDGKELLEKYSDFNISVIPTERSVKLQVRNAPASAFVDGKMIRGVAEHLFSVLRDIIYVNSEITGDPRYDLVSARGVTDAVFHILRNADTFDRSRSPRLVVCWGGHSISSEEYDYTKKVGYELALRHLDICTGCGPGAMKGPMKGATIGHAKQRDRRGQYIGISEPGIIAAEAPNPIVNQLVIMPDIEKRLEAFVRTGHGIIVFPGGAGTAEEILYLLGILLHEENRQQPFPVIFTGPASASDYFIRIDQFIGSTLGEAARSRYQIIIDDPAEVARQMAAGIEAVRQYRKESGDAYYFNWQLKVSTEFQRPFVPTHANMRSLALHKNQEPYLLAANLRRAFSGIVSGNVKDEGIRNVEKNGPYELHGDPTLMRSMDTLLESFAKQQRMKLPGKQYIPCYRINAE